The genome window CCATCCCGATCTTGCCGCGACCGCCCCGGCGCTGATTTTTGTAAAGGCTCACCGCGTTTCGTTTTACATATCCGGTATGAGATACGGTTACAACCATATCCTCTTCTACAATCATGTCCTCAATGTCGATATCCTCGGCGCTTACGACTATCTCCGTGCGCCTTTCATCGCCATATCGTTCTTTTATATCCAACAGTTCCCCGATAATGACTTCCAGCACCTGCTTGGAATCAGCTAGTATGCCCTGCAGTTTGTTGATCAGCGCGTTAATCTCCGCGTATTCTGTTTCTATTTTTTCCCGTTCCAGACCGGTCAGTCGCTGCAGGCGCATCTCCAGGATCGCCTTCGCCTGCAATTCACTGAGACCGAAGCGTTGACAAAGGGCCGTCTGGGCCTCGGTTGGATTTTTTGCCGCCTTGATTAAAACGATGATCTCGTCGATTCTATCGAGGGCGATGATCAGTCCCTCAAGAATATGAGCCCGTTCCTGCGCCCGGGCGAGGTCAAATTCTGTCCGGCGCACCACTACATCTTTCCGAAAATCCAGAAAGCTCTGGAGAATATGCTTCAAGGGAAATACCCGCGGCTGTCCTTTTTCAATTGCCAGCATGATAATCCCAAAAGTGGTTTCCATCTGGGTATGCTTGTAGAGCTGATTTAAAACCACTGACGACATCTCTTCACGTTTCAGATCGATGACAACCCTTATTCCTTCCCGGTCTGACTCATCGCGCAAATCAGAGATGCCGGTGATCTTCTTTTCCTTTACCAACTCCGATATCTGTTTGATTAGATTAGCCTTGTTGACTTGATAAGGAAGCTCGGTGACAACTATGCTTTCGCGGTCGTTGCGTGCATTTTTCTCTATCAGAGAGCGGGCTCGCAACCTTATTATGCCTCTTCCGGTACGGTATGCAGAGATAATGCCTTCCCTGCCGTTAATAAACCCGGCGGTAGGGAAATCTGGCCCCGGGATGTATTGCATCAATCCCTCAACGGTTATTTCCGGATCGTGAATCAGCGCGATCGTTCCTTCTATTACCTCTCTGATGTTGTGAGGGGGAATATTGGTTGCGACCCCGACCGCGATTCCCGAGGAACCGTTTAAAATCAAAAGCGGCACCTTCGCCGGCAATACCGTTGGCTCTTCGAGTGATTCATCGTAATTGGGGACAAAATTAACAGTATTTTTATCCAGATCGGCAAGCAGCTCTTCCGATATTCTTTCCATCCTTACTTCGGTGTACCGCATCGCTGCAGGAGGATCTCCATCTATTGAACCGAAATTCCCCTGTCCGTCAACAAGCCGGTAGCGCATCGAAAATTCCTGGGCCATGCGCACAACGGTATCGTATGCCGCAGAATCGCCATGAGGATGGTATTTTCCAATAATATCGCCGACGATTCTGGCTGATTTTTTATAGGGCTTGTTCCAGCGGTTCCCCATTTCATGCATTGCAAATAAAACGCGCCGATGCACGGGCTTCAAGCCATCCCGCACATCCGGAATGGCCCTGCCGATAATCACGCTCATCGCGTAATCCACATAGGAGCGCTTCATTTCATCTTCTATATTAATCACAACTGTCTTTTCGAACAGGTTTTCCATTAAGTTGTTTTTCTCCTTAAATATTAAGAAATTGTAATATTTTAATCCTTCCGGTTAGACGTCCAGATTGGATGCGTACATCGCGTTTTTAAATATAAAATCGCGTCTTGGCTCAACCTGATCGCCCATAAGCGTAGTGAATATCTCATCGGCGGCAACGGCGTCTTCTATAAGCACCTGAAGCAGCGTTCTTTTTTCAGGATTCATCGTCGTTTCCCATAATTGTTCCGGGTTCATCTCCCCGAGGCCCTTATATCTCTGCACAGATATACCCTTCTTCCCGGCCTTGACAATATATTCAACCAGTCCGTTCAACGTCTCTATAGTTTCAATGTTTGTTTCTTCCTCGTTTTCCGATTCCTGGAGGGCGCTAACCTTATAAGGCGCCGCTCCCAGAGCGACAATCTGGATAAAAAGTGATTTTATTTCCGTAAACTTGGGAAGTTTAAGGGTATCAACGCTGAAGATATTTTTAATAATTACATTGTTTGACAAAACATGAAACGCTGTTTTCCACTTCCCCAGCTCCTGATCAAATTCCAGATCAAATTTTTCCAGTTTTTTCCCGAGCGCCGCGGCTATGCTCTCGGCGACTATTGCCATTGATCCGCTATCATTGAATGTTTTTTCAGACAATAAATCAGATGACGCCAAAAGGGAAATTAACTCCCGGTCGTAGCCATCCTTTTCAAATTTGTTAAGTATTGTATCTATGCGCATAGCCTTGCGGATATTTTCGATTAACCGCTTCCCGGTTATCGTCTGTTGCGCAGACCCTTCACCAACCAATAAACGGATCTTGCCGACTCCGTTTTCAAGGACGTAATCCTGCATCGTTTGTTCGTTATGGATGTATATCTCCTGTTTTTTGCTTGTTACTTTAAAAAGCGGCGGCTGGGCGATGTAAAGAAATCCTCTTTCAATAATTTCCCTCATCTGTCTAAAGAAAAAAGTGAGAAGAAGAGTACGGATGTGAAGGCCATCGACATCGGCATCGGTCATGATAATAATCTTGTGATAACGAAGCCTGCTTATATCCTTGTCTTCCTGCCCTATTCCCGCCCCCAGTGCGGTTATAATTACCTTCAGTTCCTCGTTTTGCAGCATCTTGTCAAAACGCGCTTTTTCCACATTTAGCACTTTGCCGCGCAGCGGCAAAATAGCCTGATTTTTTCGATCACGACCCTGTTTTGCCGACCCACCGGCAGAATCACCCTCGACAAGATATATCTCGCTGCGCGAGGGGTCGCGTTCCTGGCAATCGGCAAGTTTTCCAGGAAGGGAGCCGACCTCAAGGGCTGTTTTTCGGCGGGTAAGCTCCCGGGCGTGACGGGCTGCCTCCCGCGCTCTTGCCGCGTCAATAAATTTGCCAATTAACTGCTTTGCAACAGCTGGATTTTCTTCAAGGTAAGTGCTTATTTTATCGTAAACAATTCCCTCTACAAGGCCTTTTACATC of Syntrophales bacterium contains these proteins:
- the gyrA gene encoding DNA gyrase subunit A, with product MENLFEKTVVINIEDEMKRSYVDYAMSVIIGRAIPDVRDGLKPVHRRVLFAMHEMGNRWNKPYKKSARIVGDIIGKYHPHGDSAAYDTVVRMAQEFSMRYRLVDGQGNFGSIDGDPPAAMRYTEVRMERISEELLADLDKNTVNFVPNYDESLEEPTVLPAKVPLLILNGSSGIAVGVATNIPPHNIREVIEGTIALIHDPEITVEGLMQYIPGPDFPTAGFINGREGIISAYRTGRGIIRLRARSLIEKNARNDRESIVVTELPYQVNKANLIKQISELVKEKKITGISDLRDESDREGIRVVIDLKREEMSSVVLNQLYKHTQMETTFGIIMLAIEKGQPRVFPLKHILQSFLDFRKDVVVRRTEFDLARAQERAHILEGLIIALDRIDEIIVLIKAAKNPTEAQTALCQRFGLSELQAKAILEMRLQRLTGLEREKIETEYAEINALINKLQGILADSKQVLEVIIGELLDIKERYGDERRTEIVVSAEDIDIEDMIVEEDMVVTVSHTGYVKRNAVSLYKNQRRGGRGKIGMGTKEEDFVERIFIASTHHYVLIFTNRGRLYWLKVYQIPQGGRATRGKAIVNLINIAKEEKVAAVLSVREFTGDRSVVMVTRKGTIKKTELSKFSNPRVGGIIAISVDPDDDLIGVQVTLGKQDIFLGTKQGKSIRFSEDDVRDMGRTARGVRGITMNRDDQVVGMEIPTEGNTILTVSENGYGKRTEIGEYRLQARGGKGTINLKTSVKTGNVSGILQISGSEDIMLISDSGRIIRMSAEEVRVIHRSTQGVRLIDIDETEKLVGVARAEREEERENGEEPDDAEPETEEDEEPMLDLD
- the gyrB gene encoding DNA topoisomerase (ATP-hydrolyzing) subunit B — translated: MNLKSDSDYYGAESIKVLEGLEAVRKRPSMYIGSTSKEGLHHLVYEVVDNSIDEASAGFCDKITVIIRMDNSVFVEDNGRGIPVDLHKAEGISAAEVALTKLHAGAKFSNDSYKISGGLHGVGVSVVNALSTYLELEVRREGGVYTQSYARGVPLAPLKMTGKTDGRGTRITFKPDDTIFEDTEFSFDILSNRLRELAFLNSGIKISLIDERIDRQSDYYYEGGIVSFVEYIDRNKKVLVKKPIYISGSRDDCNVEVALQYNDTYTENIFSFANSINTTEGGTHLIGFRSALTRVINNYAASGNFLKNGKESLKGEDLREGLTCVISVKIRNPQFEGQTKTKLGNSDVKGLVEGIVYDKISTYLEENPAVAKQLIGKFIDAARAREAARHARELTRRKTALEVGSLPGKLADCQERDPSRSEIYLVEGDSAGGSAKQGRDRKNQAILPLRGKVLNVEKARFDKMLQNEELKVIITALGAGIGQEDKDISRLRYHKIIIMTDADVDGLHIRTLLLTFFFRQMREIIERGFLYIAQPPLFKVTSKKQEIYIHNEQTMQDYVLENGVGKIRLLVGEGSAQQTITGKRLIENIRKAMRIDTILNKFEKDGYDRELISLLASSDLLSEKTFNDSGSMAIVAESIAAALGKKLEKFDLEFDQELGKWKTAFHVLSNNVIIKNIFSVDTLKLPKFTEIKSLFIQIVALGAAPYKVSALQESENEEETNIETIETLNGLVEYIVKAGKKGISVQRYKGLGEMNPEQLWETTMNPEKRTLLQVLIEDAVAADEIFTTLMGDQVEPRRDFIFKNAMYASNLDV